Below is a window of Brassica napus cultivar Da-Ae chromosome A5, Da-Ae, whole genome shotgun sequence DNA.
GATGATTTATAAGCTACTCTCGCTTTGATCATTTTTGGATGGAGGTTCCGTTGCAGCCAATGAAAAACAAACTGGAGATTTAACAGATGTGGATAGCTCTTGTAAACAGCCGCTTCAAAATGCTCTTTGACTGATGATTTGTAGACTGCTACCAAATTGATCACGATATGCAAAGAGGAAAGTAGGAAGGTTTTCATGTTTTCTGCCACTAAACCCGAGACAGAAACAAAGTTCTTGTGTAAAGAAAAAGTAAAACGTTGATAAGGATCTAAAGAAGGCTGGAACGTAGAGGAGAAACAGTTATTTGAGTTTCTTTAATATACatcgaaaataataatatagacaAAACATGAATAGTTGATTTAATGGGGTAAAAAAAGTTAAAGTGGTTTGTTTAATTACAGTTATGAGGAATTTAGAAAAGGTTggttatttgaaattttgaaacttccgtatattttgatgaacaaaaaacatgttttgCTTTTctctattttcaaaaaaaattcacatgTCAGAATTTGATTTATTaggtgacttgtgctttagtatataagggattaaaaattaaaaaaagtatgTGATTTTGTTTACACATAATTAGAAGAAGAGATTTTCCCCGTCCACTTTAGATATCAGTTTCCTTCCCGCCCATAGATGGTTAGAGTCCAATAATGGTTTTTATAATTGATTTATCTGTATAAGCAAAAGGAGACCaataataaagagaaaaagacaattATATTTCCTTAATTATTAGTTTTGCTAAATTTACGGCTGTAACGGTATATATAGATGTCGAATTAAGACAGTACTTTTTGTTATTTAGACAGTATctaaaaaacccaaaaaaaaaaacaatttagacCAGAAAATAATCTCTAGTAATCTTTTATCATGTTTTCCATATGAATCTACCGctaatcaaaactaaaatagttatatttttaataatttttttataaacaaaaattttctaaaagaaaTGAGGATTGCAACATTTTTAAATAGATGTTTTTTATAAGTTCGTTTTTAAATAGATGTTGAATTTAGTCAGTACTTTTGTCAGCATTTAGACATCatctaaaacaaaacaaaaatttagacAATAAAATATACAGTAGTAGTCTTTCCTTAGTTTCCGTAAAAAATATACCgctaataaaaactaaatttttttttaataattattttaaaaaaacattaaggaAAAAAGAAGATTGTAAATTTTAAGTCTAATAAACTAAACCAAATCGTTGGTTCAAGTAGTAAAGGAATTCCGGCTGAAATTTTCGCTACCTGAGTTCGATTTGCTTTTGACCACCTGACCTCTCTTTAATTGGAATAACGCGTAtctaaatactaaattttatgAGATTTGTCTTTgttcttagaattttttttggattcctactgttatcaaaaaataaataaataagtgtaCAAAATTGCAAACATTcctattgaaaaaaaaacatatttgtttaACAAATATCTTACTTTTTTTGTCTACAACAAATATCTTACCAAAGTAAGCTTAGTtacaatatttgttttcttccaCCTTATGTTATAATTCTTACAAATAATAGATATGAATTATCAtttagtaaaagtaaaaaagaagCAAAGTTCTTTCTTATCATtagatgtttctttttttttttgaacaaatgtTTATATTAAATTCTTATCATTCAATGTATTGTATACTACCTGACCTTTTTGGCAACCTTCCACTGCCTGATCTATTTGGGCTAAATTGTCAATTTTCAACGgataaaataatttcttatttaaaaaagaataaatataagattaattcttgtttaatatttttggccTTTTGTTTCCAAATAGCAAATACGTCTCCTTAAAACAAACAAGCCATTCTTTCCTTCCGTCTTTCATTATCCGCCTCTCATTCATCGTTTCCTAAACCCATTTCGCTTTCTTAGATTATTTTTTCTCAGATCTCTTCTCTCTCCCAAACCATCCTCTATTTCTTTTCTCTGGGGGTGTTTCTCTGGAGGAAGAAATATTTTCTTCTAGCGATCTCACGATCTTTTTTTCtgggtaattttttttttctttgcatgGCTTAGTGGATGATTGGTAACGTCTGATTTCTTAAATTTATTGACTTTTCTGGGGTTCATGATATTGTAGAAAATGTTGGGTCATTTATCAAGACATTCTCAAGTATTGGTTTGGTAGCAGAGTTTAACTTTTGGTGCAAACATATGAGATCATTTATTCTTGTTGCATTTGATGTATCAATTGGTTTTtgatgaatataattttatatttcatgttgacaaaaaaaaaatttatatttcattaaaaagataTTGGGTCAATGATTATAGTGGAGGACGAGTCGGCTTTTCAGGGtttacattttttaattgtCTTTGTTGAAATATTGGCCTTTTCCATTTTAAATTCAGTTTCctcgttttttattttaactgaATTTCAACGCTATTGTTGCAGAGGATTTCAGCTTGTGGAATTtgttatttatgaaaaagtaaaagactttcttaataaaaaaaatagatgatcAAAATTTGCATGTCAGAAGAACTGTGAACTCGAGGTTGGTGTAATAGtttttcttacaaaattaaATTCAGCTTCTCTGCACAATAGTATTGTTTTACATCTTTTCTTTTGAACTTTAGTATTGCTTACTTTCATGTATCATTTGTTAAAACATAAACTAACTaatttgatgatgatgaaaactttgtttagttttgaaaaGTATATGTCAGAGAATCTGATCGAACTTAGCTTTTACTTTCAGTTGTTTGTGTCTGAGATtgttataaaagaaagaaaatggaaACACCAAACGAGATAAAAGCTTCACCGGGGAATAACCTCAGAAACAGAGGAGCTGTTGGGAATGACAGCAAGAAAGACATGATTTTCCGAGCTGACAGGATCGATCTGAAGAATTTGGACATTCAGCTGGAGAAACATCTGAGTAGGGTTTGGTCAAGAAACATCGAGAAGAATCCAAAGCCTAAGGAAGAGTGGGAAATCGAGTTGGCTAAATTGGAGATGAGCAATGTCATTGCTCGTGGTGCTTATGGTATTGTCTACAAAGGCATCTATGATGGTCAAGACGTTGCAGGTCCAACAACATGTGACCAAAATATACTGGTCTATTATGAACATATAGTCTATACTTCTGTTTAACTGTTTAGTGTTTTGGTTCAGTGAAAGTGCTTGATTGGGGAGAAGATGGTTACGCGACAACGGCTGAGACTTCAGCTCTTCGTGCTTCGTTCCGACAAGAAGTTGGGGTTTGGCACAAACTTAACCATCCCAATGTCACAAAGGTAATGATATAACCTCTTTACcctgttattaatttttttttttcaaatgaatGATTAGGACTCTGGAAAATTAATTCTCCTTATTAATGATCTCTCTTTTATGTTTATGTAtgaatgttaatttttttttaaaaaacagtttGTTGGAGCATCAATGGGGACAACAAATCTAAAGATACCTTCATCAGCTGAGATGGAGAACTCGTTGCCTCAGAGAGCTTGTTGTGTGGTTGTGGAGTATCTTCCTGGAGGAACTCTTAAGCAATATTTGTTCCGTAACAGGCGAAGGAAACTCGCTATTAGAGTTGTGGTTCAACTCGCTCTAGATCTCTCCCGAGGGTAAGCTATACCATTATTTATGTCTTCAAGAATGAAAGAAATAAATCTTTTTGTGATATACAATGATGACTTGCAGGCTAAGTTATTTGCATTCAGAGAGAATCGTTCATCGGGACGTGAAAACGGAGAACATGTTATTGGATTATCAGAGGAATCTAAagattgctgattttggagTGGCTAGAGTTGAAGCTCAGAATCCAAAGGACATGACTGGAGAAACTGGTACTCTAGGATACATGGCTCCAGAGGtagcaaaaaaatataacttttacgTTCAAGATTGCTTATTATTATGGTTTCAAAGTATGATTTATTGTGTAATAATGAAACATGTGTGGTTAGGTTCTTGATGGTAAGCCATACAACAGAAGATGCGATGTTTACAGCTTCGGGATATGCTTGTGGGAGATTTATTGTTGTGCTATGCCTTATCCTGATCTCAGCTTTGCTGATGTTTCTTCTGCTGTTGTTCGTCAGGTTAGTCAAACTTACTAAAGCCATTTGTAAATGTTGACTTGTGTTGGGTTTGGTACTGGAGTTGGATTTAAGTCTGTTTAGTTAGAAAATAGCGTTAAATTCACATGAATACACAATAGTTAATTTAGTTAAcattatatttatgtaatatgATTGATAGATTCAGTTTCGAGTAGTTATAGTACTATACTATCAGTTTGGGTGTTTTAGATTAAAGAAATGAGAAATCCAATTGGTTTGAATAACAATtattggtttgtttttttcctAGCTTTGTTTATGCCAATACGTCAATGGGTACTGAGactaattgttttgtttttttattaacggTTTAATACAGAATCTAAGACCAGACATACCGAGATGCTGTCCAACATCATTATCGAACATAATGAAGAGATGTTGGGATGCGAATCCGGTGAAACGGCCAGAGATGGAGGAAGTCGTGAAGATGCTTGAAGGAGTCGACACTTCCAAAGGTGGCGGAATGATCCCGGAAGATCAGAGACCTGGCTGTTTCTGCTTTGTCTCCGGTCGTGGTCCTTgaatttgcatttttttttacccCTCTTTGGccatcttattattattattattcttactTTCTACATTGCATTGTGGAGCATTATAttgctttgttttattttttttctctaatctGTCCAGATAAAAAAGTTTTCGTTATAAGAgaagaatatatattatataatttatgaatattgACGTTTGCTTTCAGTATACAGCTGAAATGTCAAATACtaacattttttgataaaacaggTGATAACTTTTCCTTTGCTCTAATGTGCATAGTACATTAGATTAATAAAAGAGGAATGTATGATTAAAAAGTCGATgcttaattatttgttttatttagtgAAGAATTATTTAGCTAAATGctttaaatttgtataaaagatttagaaaataaatcagaATATATCAAGTCCTTGAGAAAAGACTCAATATGTAGCATCCATATAGAGAGTTATAATCGGTAGTGGACGAATTGTTTCGTATTCTTGTAGATTTTACTTGCTTGGTTCAAACGTCGAATCATCTCATGTTCCACTTAACCATTCGTAcatatcttttgtaaaattttgtgtCATCGTTTTGTGAAGCTTCGGTTTCACTCGGTAGCTTTACTTTAATATAAGTGTTTAGATTTGGTTTAGAATGATCCCTACTTTGAGGAGTTAGGCCAGTTCATCACCAAACTCTGGGTTCAAGAATCgcaataataaaattatacagTATTTGTTGGCTCACAGAAAGCTCCtcataaaagttatatttacGAAACAAGAAACGCAATAATAAAATTACCAAGGATTTTTACAGAGAAATgcgtttatttaatttatatatacgcAACATACATAGAGTCAGACTGGGAGAAATTaattattacataaattaattataggCAACTTATATAAGTAGTAACGTGGATGGCTCAGAAAAAGACGTACAACGTGGTCCATGAGTTGGGTGGGTGATTTCCCACACGGCAGGCAAAGGAGTCTGCTGGCTGTCTGATCATACAGTTTTGTTCATAAATATCCACTTTCTTTTTATGTTAACACAACTATCCACTTTTAGTTAATACCACTTAACGTCTCTTCATAGTTATTTCGCTCGTTTTCCTCATTACAAACTCATAAGTCGGTCCTCAACAATATACCAACACTACTTAAAAGGGtgtatatgtcattttaaaGTTCCCATAACTCGGGCCGCCTATAAAAAGCTCATGCATCTCATCTCAGGATCAAACATCAaatctcatcttcatatctAGTTCGTCTTGATCTGGTTCATTTAACCTAAATAGAGCTATATGGGATCATTAGTGAAAAAGGGAACGTCATCTTCGTTGATGACCGAGTTCTTAGAGAAGTGCGGCGGTTATGCGGTGGTTGATGGAGGGTTTGCGACAGAGCTAGAACGACACGGAGCTGACATCAAGGATCCACTTTGGAGTGCCAAGTGCCTCATTACTTCTCCTCACCTCGTCACAAAGGTTATACATTTACTATCTAAGTGGAAGTTTACTAACTCGTAATTAAGATGTTTTAGTAGCTggaattaattatatttacaactTCAGGTTTTAAATTGAATTCTGATTCcgtatctataataataaaacagaGTTTTCTCTCACCTCCTTGCGCCACGTCACCATGGAGGGTGGGGCTTTTCGTGACAGGTGTCCTCACATTTGAAGCTGTTTCGTCTCTTCTTCGATGCTCAAGCGCCGTAGACCAAGGAGACCGATCTAATCCCCGATCTAAACCTCAGTATTTTGTTATTGCCTTCATCTGATACTTTAATTCTGCACGTCTGTACCACTTCCCCCACTTGCTCTCATAAATCCAAGGTAACCGATTGTAGTAGTGACTATAAATGTGTTCCTTTCCAGCGATGAATAGCCACAATCCAACGAAATCCGAAAGGCCAATCTTTGTTCAGAATCAACTCCAACTATGGCGACGTCGTAAACTGTCCTTGCCGATGTACAAACACCGCAGTTGTCCGTCTGAAATATGATGCGAAGAGCACTAAGAAGCTTTGTGTTGTATGTCCCTTCTTCTGTTTGTGTCCTTTGAATTGATGTTTTTGGCATACACGTGTTGCAAGTCCTTTTTGGGTTCTTTAGTTTATGCTTGATTTCGGAGTTGCAAGTGACCAACAATTCTGCAAAAGCTATTACTCTTAAAGTTGATGGATGTGTGACTTTGAAACCGAATTAAGATCAAGAATGATTAGTGTTCGTACTGAAGTCCTTTCTATTCATTTAATGGGCTTGCCAACGTTTgttctctatgagaatgagataATATCATATAGTTCCTGTTTGATGTTTTCAGGCAGTGAAGACGGAATACCTATTCTGTTCAGCTTGGTTtgaggtaaaaaaaaatataaatttatgaatgATCTCTATGTTGAAGTCTTAGACAGTTGAATTTATGTGTTGTACTAACgggtctttcttcttcctcgacaTCCATAAGCCAATGAAGAATACTTGGGAAGGATCCAAAGAAAACAGGTTAAGAATCAGTAGTGTATCTTATTATAATGAGAttaaatttttactttatattgacATGAAAAAAGAGTCGACATGTAGAGGAAAGAAAGACGAACAGAACATAGGATTTTCAAATATCCTCTTCTTTCGTTGTTCTTCTCATGGTTTGTTATCTTGATCATAAATCACAGAAAGTtcacattttcaaaaattatttgctCTTATTTTTAATGGGGTTGAAATTTATTTACGGTTCTGCTTAGGAATGATCCGAGTTTTGATTGTATTCATGATTATCTTGTCCTTTGTGACTGATTATCTTGCTCTGTATAAAGACAGACTTTTAGGTAATATATGTGCAGTCACAACAGCGAATAAGGCACAGACCGCACTGGAGTTGCTGAGGGATAACAGGAACAAGTTTGATCTCGTGATCAGCGATCTTGAAATGGACTTAACTGTCATTAGTATGACCTATTAAGTTTCTGTTTGATTATTTTCATGTTTCCAAGATAGAATGTTTTGATCTctttttataatgttttgatCTTTTTAATTATATCTTGCACTGTTACTTGCGCATAGCGATCTAATGTATGTGATGGTTGCCTGCGACTATCTCCTTAAACCAGTTCGAATTGAGGAGCTCAAGAACAGATGGCAACATGTGGTGAGGAAAATTAAGTTAAGAAGATGAAGAGCATTTTGTAAAGATCATCTTGAAGTGGAAGAAGACGAAAGAGGAAATGAAAACGATGACACGACAGCTCACAAAAACCTCGTGTAATTTGGACGCTAGAGCTGCACAACAAGTTCCTAGCTCGTCTTCTAACAACACAAGACGGGAACACAATGAACACCAACTGGTTTCAGAATGCTTAGGTTACGTAGCGCCTGAGCTAGAGTTTCAGAACTAAAGGGTCAACGAGAAATGCGATGTTTACGGGTTTGGAGTTCTGATACTCGAACTCCTGACTGGTCGGAGACTCATGGAGTATGGTGAAGACAGCTTTGTGATACTAAGCGATCATGTTCGAGTTTTGTTAGAACAAGGGAATGTGTTGGAGTGTATTGATCCTATAATGGAGGAAGAATACTCTGAGGATGAGGTTTTGCCTTTTCTGAAACTTTCTCTTGTCTGTACTTCTCAGATTCCTTCAAATTTGCCTACAATGGCAGAGATTGTTCAGATCTTGCAGGCCATCAGTTCTCCTGTTCCTCACCGTCACCGGATGCTCGATAGTTTTTCAAAAAGCTCTGTGTTAATTTGAATTTCTATTATgcaatattttctttctttttatttatttttttttactttttttgtagAGATTGCCTTCTTTCACAATGGTATGTTCTATCTTTCTCGCTATGTCAATCATGAATCAAATTGACGATCATTGACCATTGTTATCATTAATAGGCTTTttcttgagaatttttcatgtttttgtaagTTAGCAAATAATACAAACGAACAATAATTACTGACACTGGAAAAACTAACTTTGTTTCATATCTACATGGCATTTTATTGTCTGCTTCATCATCTTGCACAAGTGTGCGTACATATTAATATGCTTTCACCTACTTACACTATAACTATTTACAGAACCACTCTGTTTCTCATATTTACAACTTCATTTGGGTATATACTACACCGACATCAAGAATTCATAGCCGACGATAACACATACCGCCACACTTCATCTGGTTTTCAAAGCACTGATGAGTTCTCCGTTTTTTTTGTACTATTTGATACATCCGATATATGAGCTTTAACCTGTAACCGCGACATTCAAGAATCCAATTATATTATTGCATACGCAATCACACtcctccttcttcatttttaaaGCAATCTAAGAgtctaaactaaaatttaaagcGATACTTTTGATGATCCTATAGGTTCACAAATTCTGAAGATCGTAATCAAAAACGTGTTTGTTAGCTTACCCCTACGGAGTTCTGTTGCATGAAGCGCATATGTTGAAAGATGCACTACACATGCTTTTTTTAAAGGAGATGCGCTACACATGCACAAACGTAatccataattaaaaaaaaacatacaacacGGTAAACACAATTaccaaacaaaacataaaatcacTCTCCTCAACTGCACAAGCAcacaaatcaaaacaaacaaatgcAGTTCCTTTTATATACTATGCACATGAACTTAATAGTATAAGTATGTTGTGtaaataaaacatcaactttacttcttcttctttttcggtCGAAAAAACATCAACTAAATGTTTATATTCCAATAAAATTAACTTTGTTATAACTAAAGactttttattctatttttattaaatctatGAGTGATATTCCACTTTAAACTAAACAAcattaaaataaagtaatataCTACGGTCGCTAACCAATATCAAATAGATcggaaaaaatattattctctttcaacatattttcattttcatatttttaaatatattttgtttactaAGATTATAAATgaactttaaatttatttaagaaaaaatatactaacccggcgcgtagcgccggaataccactagtcttttatatttataactttttaactTCAGGTTTCTTATACAAGATAATAACctctatattttaaatgagcctcacagaaaaagaattaagctaattaaaaaaaaagtaatcatCTAATTCATTCTAGTGAGTGTAGATAACAAGTAAACAGTAAACCGTCACGTTACAACTTGTAAGAGCAATATTATTGGGGATTTCTTGCTCTTGGATTcttaaaatacatgtatatgtatgtatatattatatatatgtatgtaattACGGAGTTTTAAGAAACTTTCGGTTGGATTTTCCGTAAAACTTAGAACCCCACAATTATATACGcgcatataatatatacatacacgtACATGTATTTTAAGAACCTAGGAACAAGAAACCTTTAATAATGTTGCTCTAAGGCCGTGCTGCTACGTGCCTTTTTCATCGCATTCCATTCCAACTATTGTTTCCCTCACCCCACCACGCCGTTTACTAGACTAGACTGGGACTCCATACAACCTCTGATCAgttctctatatttttttgaattacaGCTCAAGATAAAATGCCACAAAAATTTTGTGTAGTGTAGTATATAATATTactttagttatatatataatattagtttcgtgTAATAGGTGCACTTGGATTACCTAGAGTCTGGAGCAAACATCATCATAACCGCATCATACCAGGTAATTAACGTGTCAAATATTTTCAAGAAACATGGAAGAAAACTTGATAATATTCATTTAGCTGTACGTGATTTAAGTATGTGTGATAACTGTCCAACTCTATGtttaaaacaaatcaatttatatatacaGGCGACTATACAAGGATTTGTAGCTAAGGGTTTATCGGTGGG
It encodes the following:
- the LOC106455057 gene encoding serine/threonine-protein kinase HT1-like isoform X1 — translated: METPNEIKASPGNNLRNRGAVGNDSKKDMIFRADRIDLKNLDIQLEKHLSRVWSRNIEKNPKPKEEWEIELAKLEMSNVIARGAYGIVYKGIYDGQDVAVKVLDWGEDGYATTAETSALRASFRQEVGVWHKLNHPNVTKFVGASMGTTNLKIPSSAEMENSLPQRACCVVVEYLPGGTLKQYLFRNRRRKLAIRVVVQLALDLSRGLSYLHSERIVHRDVKTENMLLDYQRNLKIADFGVARVEAQNPKDMTGETGTLGYMAPEVLDGKPYNRRCDVYSFGICLWEIYCCAMPYPDLSFADVSSAVVRQNLRPDIPRCCPTSLSNIMKRCWDANPVKRPEMEEVVKMLEGVDTSKGGGMIPEDQRPGCFCFVSGRGP